Proteins from a genomic interval of Haemorhous mexicanus isolate bHaeMex1 chromosome Z, bHaeMex1.pri, whole genome shotgun sequence:
- the LOC132322471 gene encoding E3 ubiquitin-protein ligase BRE1A-like — translation LQFSKLQERVETAESRVSVLETMTDDLQWDIDKIRKREQRLSRHLADVLERVNSKGYKVYGAGSILCVGTITISACKVQLSESVAPLAAQCVGPINREMSHLISSLQNHKHQLKGEMLRYKRKLREAQSDLSKIRSRSGSALLQSQSSTEDTKEEPAEIKQEPADPSAHGTVPKAASEDVNEMKARKAQESQKEMKLLLDTYHSAPKVQRHKVQLMAAEKKAKAELEELRQRVKGLEDKEKKESKKMADEDALCKVQAVEEQIEYLQKKLAMAKQEEEALLLEMDVTGQAFEDMQEQNICLMRQPQKDDANVKLMSERIKSNQIHKLLKEEKEELADQVLTLKTQLIGKKERGQESWWGHGGVFCLF, via the exons TTGCAGTTCTCCAAGCTGCAAGAGAGGGTGGAGACAGCAGAATCGCGGGTGTCTGTCCTGGAGACCATGACTGATGACCTTCAGTGGGACATCGACAAGATCCGCAAGAGAGAGCAGAGGCTCAGCCGCCACCTGGCCGACGTCCTGGAGCGA GTAAATTCCAAAGGCTACAAGGTGTATGGAGCTGGGAGCATCCTCTGTGTGGGAACAATCACCATTAGTGCCTGCAAG GTACAACTGAGCGAGTCTGTGGCTCCACTTGCAGCTCAGTGCGTTG gCCCCATTAATCGGGAGATGAGTCACCTCATCAGCAGCCTCCAGAATCACAAGCACCAGCTGAAGGGAGAGATGCTGAGATACAAGCGCAAACTGAGAGAGGCCCAGTCTGACCTGAGCAAG ATCCGCTCTCGCAGTGGCAGTGCTCTTCTCCAGTCCCAGTCCAGCACTGAAGACACAAAGGAGGAACCTGCAGAGATCAAGCAGGAGCCTGCTGATCCTTCTGCCCACGGGACTGTTCCCAAGGCTGCTTCTGAAGATGTAAATGAGATGAAGGCCAG GAAGGCCCAGGAGAGCCAAAAGGAGATGAAACTGTTGCTAGATACGTACCACTCTGCCCCCAAAGTGCAGAGACACAAAGTGCAGCTCATGGCAGCTGAGAAGAAGGCAAAAGCTGAG CTTGAAGAACTGAGGCAGAGGGTGAAAGGATTGgaggacaaggagaaaaaggagagtaAGAAGATGGCTGATGAGGATGCCCTCTGCAAGGTCCAAGCAGTGGAAGAACAGATTGAATATTTACAGAAGAAACTTGCCATGGCTAAGCAG gaggaagaggcCCTGCTGTTGGAAATGGATGTCACAGGCCAAGCCTTTGAAGACATGCAAGAGCAGAACATCTGCTTGATGCGGCAGCCGCAGAAGGATGATGCCAACGTCAAGCTGATGTCAGAACGTATCAAGTCCAACCAGATCCATAAGCTgctaaaagaggaaaaggaggagctggcagaCCAAGTTTTGACACTGAAAACACAGCTAATagggaaaaaggagaggggaCAAGAGAGCTGgtggggacatggaggtgtGTTTTGTCTGTTTTAG